TGTTAAGCTGAAAAATGAGAAGAGTCATCCTAAATGAAGTGCGGGGCACGGAATGCTAGATCCTTCACTACACTGCGTTCCGTTCAGGATGACACTAATCACTAACCACTAACCACTAACCACTGACAACTAACCACTGACAACTGACCACTAACAACTAACCACTAACAACTAACCACTGACAACTAATCATCGTGGCTATTTATTCCAATCTTCCGATTTTTAAAACGACTTACTCGCTTATGCTTTTGTGCGCACGGGCTGTTCCGAATATGCCCAAAAATTTTCGTTATTCACTGGGCGAAAATTTGCAAAAGAAAGTGATGGAAATTTTGCTCTTCGTTTATAAAGCAAACAAGACGCAAAACAAAATGGAATTTTTGCAAAAAATGGCAGAAGAAATCGTCGAAGTCAAAGTGTACATTCGTTTGCTCACCGATTTGCGCGCCATCTCCGAAGGCAAGTACGCTGAAATGATAGACCTTGCGCAATCGATTTCGAAGCAAATCGCCGCCTGGGAAAAATACGTGAAGCAGCAGGGCAGTAAAATGGTGGAAAAATGAAAAATTCTATATTAAGTCTATGATTATTTATTCAGAACCGTTTGATAAAAAAATTCTCTTTGAAATGCAATCGCATTACTTTGGCGATATGGTAAAAGGAGTTGTTGATGTTGAGCAAAGAAAAATCGCATTAGATGCAGAAATGCATAGCGATTTAGAAACTTTACTATTGGAAAATGGTTCTAAACAACAAAATCTTTGGGGATTTAACCTTTATCCAGAAATGGAAGGTGATGATTTTTTAGAATTCGACTCGTTGATCAATATTCGACCTAATCAAGGTAATCGCAGCCGTTCGGTTGAAAATGAAGAAATTCAGAAAGTCATTAAAGAGATTATTGATTCATTATGCAAATAAATTATCAACATAAAGAATTGGCGGCGGGGCGTTGGGCGCAGATGACTTTGGCGAATCAAATGCTCAATATCGGAAGTGAAATTTCTAGAGCAAATCGCTGGAAAAATAAAGGCAATCAGGAACAATGCGAAAAAGCTGTTTTTCGAGCTTTGGAATTGATTGATTTGACAATTGAGGCGCAGCGGGGACATCACAGCTTAAAAGAATTTACGAGAATGCGAGAAACGATTTGTGATTATTATTTAGGCGAAAATGAATATCATTCCAATGGGGCGCGCATTCAAAAAGATTTTGATATTTTCTATTACAGTAAATAATTTTCACGCTTATGCAAGGAGTGCGAGAGTGCTTTAGGTTAAGGCTTAAGGCAGAGAGCAAAAACGATTGCAATTTAGCAGGGAACCGTAACGATTCTGACTTGACCAAATAAAAAATCAAATTTAAATTCGAAAAAAATGATGGAGGAAAAATGCCGAAGATTAAAGTTCAAGATACAGAGATTACAGTCATTCAAAACAATGAAAGCGACTATATCTGTTTGACAGATATGGTGAAAAATATTGAAAATGGATTGGCTTTAATTGAAAAATGGTTGCGCAACAAAAATACGGTTGAATTCCTTGGAATTTGGGAAGAAATGTATAATTCAAATTTTAATTCCCCCGAATTCGAGGGAATTAAAAATGAAGCAGGCTTAAATCGGTTTATACTTTCTGTAAAACAGTGGATTGATAAAACCAATGCGATTGGAATTATTGCAAAAGCAGGTCGTTACGGCGGCACTTACGCACACAAAGATATCGCTTTTGAGTTTGCGTCTTGGGTTTCGCCTCAGTTCAAATTGTATTTATTGCGAGAATTCCAGCGTTTAAAAGAAGAAGAGCAAAAGCAAATCGGCTGGTCCGCAAAGCGCGAACTTTCCAAAATCAATTATCACATTCATACCGATGCGATTAAGCGAAATTTAATTCCGCAAATGTTAACGCCAAAACAAGCGAACATTATTTATGCAACATTATTTATGCAAATGAAGCTGATGTCTTGAATATGGCGATGTTCGGCCTCACCGCAAAAGATTGGCGCGAAGCGAATCCGAATTTAAAAGGAAACATCCGCGATTACGCAACGATTAACGAATTGATTTGCCTTTCGAATATGGAAAATTTGAACTCGGTTTTTATTGAGCAAGGTTTGCCGCAAAGCGAGCGTTTAATGAAATTGAACCAAATCGCAATTCAGCAAATGAGCGTTTTAGAAAATGTGGGCGAGAAAAAATTTTGAAGTGAAAATAAGCGAGAGTGCTTTCGGTTACGGCGCTTTCAGCTGAATTAGATGCGAATACGCTTCGTTTGGCGGAATCGAATGGGTGGAAAGACGCTGCATAATTTCGTCAATTTGCGGGACGAGCGTAGAGTCACCGGTGCGGTGCAGAACGCGCAGCGTTTTTGGAGTAAAACCTCTGATAATGTCTTTGTACGCAGGATTCATCGCATCGTTAATGAGCATTTCGAGTGCGATTTCCGTTTGCATAGTGTTCAATTCAAAGTTGCGGTAAATGGTGCGGATGTGCCGCGGAATGGTTGTGTCCGGACTTGTCGAAAAGGGAAGCATGACTTTTGCCGCTTCCGCATAATTATGAGTCGGGCCATTGGCAAGGCGCAGCGCTAAATAAATTGCTAACCGCCAATCGTTCGGGTAAACGCGGTTCGCGCGCCGCATTACAATAAAATCAGTTGTATCGGGTTCATCATTGCTCGTAATGGTTCCGACGACATTATAAGGCGTGTAAAATAGAGAATCTAATTCGGTTGCGAGATTTCCGACATGAGAAAGCCACGCGTAGGTGTTTCCGTAGAGATAACTTTCTCCGAGGTCGATGACTCCGCCGATCCAAAAAAGACCGGCAGCGGTTACATTATGTCCCATCGCAATCGCTTTTGCATAATTGGCTTTGGGCAAAAATTCTTCTTTCTGCGGAAGCTTGGGCAGCGGCTTCGCAAAGTGAAACGCGACGGCGACGAGCGCGACAGCAAGAAGAATTGAGAGAATGTAACCGATGCGATTTTTCATTAGCGCAAAGAGTCAGCGAGAGATTCCAAAGCGTCCACGCAGGCAATTGCGTAGTCGGCTTCTTTCCCAGTGCGCTGCCAAGCGAAATTGAGTCCGCTCGAACTATTGAGCACATGGAATTTACGCGTGCCACCGCCGTTTGCAATCGCTTGCAAAACGGTTTTGGCGTCACCGCCTTGGCCGCCCGGCACACCAGGAATCGAAACTCCCGGAATGAGGAACGGAATTTCATGTTTTTTGTTGACGAAGAATGCGGTAATTTTTTCGAGTTCTTCGGGGTGAGTGGCTCCGACGACTGCACCCAAATTGCCGTTATCCCATTCGATGAGTTTTTGGGCAACTTTGAAAAATGCAGTGCTGCCTTTCACCGGCAAATCTTGAAAGTCCGCAGCGCCTTTATTGCTTGTGCGCAGAAGGGCGTAAACGCCGCTTTCCGAAGGGTGAGTGAGGAAGGGAACGACAGAATCTTTTCCCATCCACGGGCTCACGGTAATCGCATCTGCTCCGTAAACATTAAAAGCGGCATCTGCGTAAGCTTCGCTCGTTTTGCCGATATCGCCGCGCTTTGCATCGAGAATCACAGGGATTCCTTCGCTTCGATAAACGGAAATTAAATCGCGGAGAACCGCCATACATTCGATGCTAATGCGTTCGTAATAAGCGCTGTTCGGTTTCACGACAGCGGGTTTTACGCCGCGTTTGACGCATTCTTCCAAAATATCCATGTAGAAAAATTTGATTTTTTCTTCATCGGAATTTGCGCCGGAATGTCTGCGTTCAACGGGCATCAGCGAAATCTTCGGATCCATGCCGAGGCAAATCGGGTTGCCGCATTTGGCGATGCGTTCTTCAAGACGGTTTGAAAACATTAGTCCAAATCCTTTTGAATTTTTGCCATTTCATACGAAAGAATTCCGTGGGCGACCGAAACATTCAAAGATTCAAGATCGCTGGACATCGGAATTTTTACGGTTTCATCGGAAATGTCAATCAAATGCTGATCGGTTCCTGCGCCTTCGTTGCCGACGAGGAATGCGACTTTGCGCAATTTGTTCGGCTTGATTTCGGCGAGGCTTTGCTTTCCGTGCAAATCGGTTGCGATAATCGTGTAACCTTCGCGATGGAGATCGTTGATGGCGTCGATTAAATTCACATCTTTGATAAACGGAACGCGCAAGAATGTGCCCGAAGAGCCGCGGACGACTTTCGGATTAAACGGATTTACGGAACCTTTGCCGATGATAATTCCCGAAGAATTAAATCCGAGACTGGTGCGGAAAATGGCGCCGAGATTCCCCGGATCTTGAACAGCATCGACGAGAGTCAAAATGCTGTGCGATGCTTTGAAATCGGGCTTTAAACTAGCGGCGCGGCAAATGGCGATGACACCTTGCGTTGTCACGGTGGACGAAAGACGCTTCAGTTGATCTTCGCTTACGACGTTAATGTGAACGCCTGCTGCGCTCACTTTTTCTTTTGTCTGCACCAAACCGGGAAGCACTTCGAAAAATTCTTCGCCGTTTTCATTTGTTTTCGCAGTTCCCGCAAAGAGAACTTCTTGCACCAAGTCCAAGTGCTTTGCCAAAATTTCTTCGACGACGCGGACGCCTTCGGCGATAAATTTGCCTTCGCGTTCGCGACCTTTTTCTGTCGTCAGTGCGAGCAAACGGCGGAACCAAGGCGGATTGGCCGAAGCGGTTTCCGGAGCGATTTCTGCGGAATCGGCGAATTGCAAAACGGCATCTTCGTCGCGGATAATATCGTCGTCTTCAACGGATTTCGTTTCGACTTTCTGACGGAAAATCGGACGGTTTTCTTCGAAGTCGGGACGGTCATCAAAACGATGTCCGCGGCGTGCATCGCGGTTGAACGGACGTCTGCCATTGCGGTCGAAAGGACGCTTTCTATCGCGGTCAAAACGACGGTCGCGATCGCCGAAACGGCGTTCGCCAAAGCTGCGTTCGGAATTGCGTTCGCGATTTTCACCTTCAGCGCCTTCGCGGTTGAACGGTTTGCGTTCGCCATCGCGGCTAAAGCGTTCACGGCTGAATGGGCGTCTTTCATCGCGGTCAAAACGACGATTGCGATCACCGAAACGACGTTCCCCAAAAGGTTTGCGTTCACGGGAACGTTCGTATTCGCGGCGTTCGCTGCGGGTTTCTTGTGCATCGGGATCCGGAGTTTCTGGGCGACGGCCAAAACCGTGATCCGCGGGATTATCGCTTACGCCGAATTTACCTTCAAAGGTCTGCCGGACAATACGCTTGGGAGAATTGTTGTTTTCTTCTGTCATAGTTCTTCTAATAGTTTGTTTGCGATGGACGTGCCGTCAATGCCAAGCATACGATACAGGTCCGGAATTTTTCCGTGTTCAACGAACGCATCGGGGAGTCCGAATCGAATCAACCGATGATTTTCCAAATTCAAGTCCGAGAGCAGTTCCGCAATTTCGGAACCGAATCCTCCGACGATTGAATTGTCTTCCAAGGTGACGATTGTTTTGTGCGTATTGAACAGGTTGCGGTAGCCTTCCTTGTCGAGCGGTTTTACAAATTTGACGTCCACCAAAGTGGGACTAAAACCGTGTTCGGCAAGAATCTTCGCCGTCTTTTCGAGTTCGTGCAGCATAAAGCCAACACCCAAAAGAAGGATGTCTTTGCCTTGCTGTTTGATTTCAAATTTTGAGAAAGGAACAGGTTTTACTTCGTCGCGGATTTCGGAAGAAAGCGCCGAGCTGCGGGGGAAGCGAATGGCGACAGGTCCTTCCATATCGATGGCGGCAGTAACCATATCGCGAAGTTCATTTTCGTCCGAGGGCGCGAGAATTGTCATTCCCGGAATCGAACGCAGATAAGTTAAATCCAATGCGCCGTGGTGAGTAGGACCGTCGGCTCCGACAAGTCCTGCGCGGTCTAAGACGAATACGACGTGCAATTTTTGGAGAGCGACATCGTGAATCATCTGATCGTATGCGCGTTGTAAGAACGAAGAATAAATGGCAACGACCGGAACGAGTCCGCCGCAAGCAAGACCCGCAGCAAATGTCACCGCATGTTCTTCGGCAATGCCCACATCGATGACGCGGTCGGGCAATTCTTTTTGCACAATATCAAGACCGCAGCCCGAAGGCATGGCACCGGTAATGCCCACAATTTTTTCATTCTTCTTCGCGAGTTCCAAAAGCGTTTTGCCAAAGATGCTCGTGAGAGATGGAATAGGGCTCTTGGGCGAAAGCGGTTCGCCGCTCTTCGGATCAAAGGGAACGGATGCGTGCCAACGGCTCGGATTTGATTCGGCAAGTTTCATACCGCGGCCTTTTTCCGTCATCACATGGATGAGGCACGGGCCGGGAATGGATTTTACTCGTTCAAGAATGGAAACGAGTTCGTTCATATCGTGTCCATCGATAGGACCGAAATAGCGAATGCCCAAATCTTCGAAGAATTGACCCGGCTTGAGCGCACTCTTGACCGCTTTCTCTGTCATCTGGAAAAGATTCCGGAAATGGCGTCCGATGATGCCTGGGATTTTTTCCATCACGCGGTCAATGTCCGAACGCAATTTGTTGTACATCGGATCCGAGATGACGCGGTTCAAATATTTCGGAAAACCGCCGACATTCGGAGCGATGCTCATCTTGTTATCGTTCAAGATGATTGTCATATTTTGTTGCGTGATGCCCGCATTATTGAGCGCTTCAAAAGCCATTCCGCCGGTCATCGAACCGTCGCCGATAATGGCTACCACATTATTGTGCTTGTGCAATTTATCGCGGGCGACTGCAAAGCCGAGCGCTGCCGAAATCGAAGTCGAAGCGTGCCCGACGCCAAAAGCATCGTAAGGACTTTCGGAACGTTTTGGAAATCCCGAAATGCCGCCTTGTTGACGGAGAGTTTCGAACCGGTCAAAGCGCCCCGTGAGCAATTTGTGTACATAAGCTTGATGCCCGACATCCCAAACGAGAATATCTTCGGGAGCGTTGAACACATAATGCAAAGCGAGGGTGAGCTCTACAACGCCAAGGCTTGACGCCAAGTGCCCGCCGTGATTTGCCACCTGAGTAATAATCTTGTCGCGAATTTGCGAAGCGAGATCATTCAACTCGGGAATGGAGCAGCCTTTGATGTCTTTCGGCGATTTTACGTCTTTTAGTTGCATTACTTCACTCGGGTGATGATAAACGCGGCAATAGCTTTGAGAATCGAAGTATCGCCTTTCAAACCTTCTAATTGCTTCAGAGAATCTTCATAAAGTTCGAGCGCTTTCTTGCGAGAATTTTCAAGCCCGACGAGAGCGGGGTAAGTCGCTTTTCCGCTTGCGACATCGGAACCGGCATCTTTTCCCAAGACTTCGGTCGTCGAAACGATGTCCAAAATATCGTCGACGATTTGGAACGCAAGCCCGATGGATTTTCCGTAGGCTTCAATTTTTTTGATGTCTTCGTTAGACGCATTCGCCAGTTGAGCGCCGATGACCAAAGAAGCTTCAATTAAAGCTGCAGTCTTGTGGTAGTGGATGTAGTCCACGATTTCGAGCGAAACTTGTTTGCCTTCGCAGTCGATATCCGTCATTTCGCCACCGATCATTCCGTAAGTGCCGAGTTTGTGAGCGAGGCTTTCCATCGCTGCCGGATTTCCTGTCTTTGCGATGAGTTCAAATGCCAAAACGCAGAGAGCGTCACCGCTCATCACCGCAGTCGCTTCGCCGAATTGCTTATGCGCAGTCGGTTTCCCGCGGCGGAAGTCATCGTTATCGATGCAAGGAAGGTCGTCGTGAATGAGCGAGAATGTGTGCAAAAATTCAAGTGCACTCGTCGCATACCAAATGCTATCGCCCTTTCCTCCGAAAAGTTCAAAGGCTGCGCAGGCTAGACCTGGGCGTAAACGTTTTCCGCCGGCAAAGACCGAGTAACGCATCGCTTTGTGCAAGTTCTCGGGGCGGTCGGTTTCGGGCGGCAAAAACTCGTCAAATTTTTGTTCAGCGAGTTTCGCAATTTTTGCAAGGTAATCGCGGGCAATATCCGCTTCATTCTGAAGATTTTGCATACGATAAATTTAGAAAATTGTTGAAGCAGAGCTTTACCCTGCTTCGTAAGAATGGAGTGTATGAGAGATTGCGCATTCTCCGTAGAGAAGCGCTCACATTATGGAATTTGAGAAGATTTCGTCGTTTTTCCGTAAATTTTAATATCGTCGAGGCTTAATTCCGAGCCGCCGATGCCGAAGAAATGCAAGCGGGTCACCGTCGATTTGACGCTTTCCCAACCGGTAGAAAGAGTATCGGATTCGGGAGAAAGGAAATCCGCTGGCGTGACTGTAATCGGCGTCCACGACGTGCTAAGAGGAATGTCAGCGGTCCACGCCTTCAAATTATCGGAAGCGGCTTTTTCCCAACGTTCTAAGGAAAGCTTTAATGCGCCCGAACCTTTGGCGTAAAATGTAATGGAATCGAGTTTGCTCATGTCAATTCCTGTCGCAGAAATTTGCGTTCCAAAAATGACGTAACTCTTTCCTGTGGGAATTGCTGGCGTCGAATAGTAACCGCTAAAAACGTGCCCTTTGCGTTCTTCGCTTGAAACGACGCCTTTCCACGCAAAATCTGTCGGGAAATTAATCGTCGCCAAGGAAGAATCGTCGCTGAAATACCAAGCTTTTTTCGCAAATGACGCAGAATCTTCGAAATCTTCAAAGAGTTGCCACACGAGCGAATCGCGGGAAGTGGTATCGGTGACTGTCGTATCTTTTTTTGTCGTGTCAGAAACTGTCGAATCTTTCGGCGGATTGACTTGAGTGGTATCGCGAATCGTATCTTTGACAGTTGAATCTTTTGGAGAAATCGCTGCATGAATCCAAGTGGAAATTTTCGTCGGGATGACGGTGAGTGCCGTGTCCGCGAGAATGGAACTTAGCGATTTGTCAAGCGCATACAATTTCAATTCTCCCGCAGGAATTCCTTCTAGGGTAAAATTCCCGAGCGAATCGATTTGTGCGAGAATATCTAAGCCGTAAATGCCGACCCATTGCGCCGATTTTCCGCTTAAATTTCCCGAAATACTTCCCGGTTTTTCCAAATGAATTTGTCCTAAATCGAGGGATTCTTCGGCAAGGGAAATTTCTTTCGAATAAATTTCTCCGTCAACCGAAATCGTGAGCCGATAAACTCCCTTTTCCATTTCGGGAATTTCGAGTGCGCCCGCAGAATCCGCTGCGAAATCCGCATGGAAAACGGCTCCGGTCGTATCGTCCGAGACAAAGTCGGCTTTGCGTAATGCGGCAACTGCAGAATGCGCAAGGCTTCCGTTTTCGGTGTAAATGACCGCGTAAATTCCGTTCGTCGTTTCGCTGCCCGGACCGCCGGCTTGTTTTGAACCGTTATCGCATCCGAATGCGAAAAGAAGAAGCGCTAAAGACCACCACCACTTTTTCATTTTTCCATCCCCTTTGAATTTAAAAGTGCGATGGGGAACAGTTGAACATTCAACTGGTAAACCGCATCGTCGCCTGTTCCTTCGCTCGAAATGCGGAGCAGTTCACGGCGAAATTCGCGGATGCGTTCCCGTACCAAATCAATTGAGTTGCGGTTAAATGTCATCGTCGCTGTGCTGATGTCGCGGAGCGGCGGTTTATGCCGAGACAAAGATTGCCCGGCGAGAGCGATTGTATCTTCTTGAAAACGGCGCACGGCTTCGGAGCGCCAGTTGCCTCCCGTTCCGACGAAAGTTTCGGTAACAGTCCAAAAACCATCGTCGTCTAAGCGAATCATTTTGAGCGACTTCAAAAGTTTGACCGATTCTTTGGCTTCGCGGACAGAAATCGCAGGCGTGCACGAGTCGGCGAGTCGTTCATAGCTTTCTTCATCGTCTTGGAATTTTCCGATGCCGAGCAGAGAACGGATTGCGTTCGAATACCAATGTCTGTAAAATTCGAGTTCTTTGGCGTCTAAGCGTTTAATGGAAACGCCTTTGATCGAAAGCATTTTCTCGTAATGATCAAGCGCTTCTTTATCGCTTTTGGCGCGTCCAAATAAGACGAGTTCTGTCCAGTAGGCGGTTTCTTTTTCATCGAGCCCGAAGAATTTAGCGAGCGGCTGAACATATTTGATGGAAAGTTGAATTTTTCCTTGAGTGACCCGCAGCAAATTTCCCGGATCACCGCCGATTTTTGTCGCCATATACCGCCAAGAAACAGCATAGCGTTCCTTCTTATAGTGGTCGAAGGCATCTCGCAGCCAAGCGCGGTAATCGGTATAATCAAAAATGGCGTTCATGCTATTAAAATAATGAAAATTTGCCCGAAAAACGAAATGATAGCGCAGGAACTGTTGTAAAAGAGAACAATGAAATCGGGGAAAAATTAAATTTCGCGCCTAAGTGCCGCGCGGACTTTTTCTAAAAAGCGGATGTATTCTTCGCTTTGATAATCGCGGTAAGTCCAATCAAAAGCGTGGAAATGTCCGTCTTGAAAATACAGAGTCGGTTCGACGTAAATGCCCTCGCGAATGTAAACGCGCTGACGTTGATCTTTCGTCGTTGCTAAGAAGAATTGCCCGAGAGTCATGTAGCCGGGATCGAGATTCACCGGACGCAGACCTTCTGTGCCAAATTCTTTTGCAAATTCCAGTTCAATTTCGTTGGTTTTGAGTTTAATGTCTACAATGCTTTCGCGAAGAATGAGAGTCTTGTAAGTCACAAAAGCGCGGACAGGTTCGCTTCCAATTTCTTCTTTATAATAATTCGTGAAGCGGAACGGAAACGGTTCGAGCACAAGATCTTCTTCGCCGTAAAGTGCGCGGAGTCGCGGGCGAATTTGTTCTACGAGGGCGGCGTCCTTTGCCAAAAATCCCATCACAAGTTTTGCCGGTAACGGCTGATGTGTCATTCCCATATTCCAAAAAATAGATTTTATATTTGGGCTATGCAGCAATATCTAGATTTACTTCGCGATATCATGGAAAATGGAGTCGATCGTTCGGACAGAACGGGGACGGGAACGCGCTCGGTGTTTGGAAGGCAAAATCGCTACGATCTTTCGCAGGGCTTTCCGTGCTTAACGACGAAAAAATTGCATTTGCGGAGCATTATTCACGAATTGCTTTGGTTTTTAAAGGGCGATACGAATATCCGCTATCTGCACGAAAATAAAGTCACCATTTGGGATGAATGGGCAGACGAAAACGGCGATCTCGGACCGGTTTATGGGCATCAATGGCGCAGCTGGCCGACGCCGAACGGCGGGCATATCGATCAAATTCAAAATGTCCTCGATAGCTTAAAAAATAATCCGGATTCCCGCAGACATTTAGTGTGCGCTTGGAATGTCGCCGAAGTCGATCAGATGGCGCTTCCGCCTTGTCATTGCCTTTTTCAATTTTATGTCGGCGGAGTCGGCAAAATGGGAAAACGCAAACTCAGCTGTCAATTGTATCAGCGGAGTGCGGATATGTTCTTAGGCGTGCCGTTTAACATCGCATCTTATGCGCTTCTCACGATGATGATGGCGCAGGTTTTGGATTATGAACCGGGCGAATTTGTGCACACCTTTGGCGATTTGCATCTTTACCTCAACCATTTTGAACAAGCGAAAACGCAACTTGCGCGCGAACCGCGTCCGCTGCCGACGATGCGGATAAATCCCGATGTCAAAAATCTTTTTGATTTTCGCTTTGAAGATTTTTCCTTAGAAAATTACGACCCGTGGCCGACGATTAAAGCGCCCATTGCGGTTTAGCGAGTTCTTATGATTATTTCTGCAATTGTTGCGGTTTCCGAAAATCAAGTCATCGGCAAAGAGGGACATTTGCCGTGGCATTTATCGCAAGATTTGAAACGTTTTAAGGCAATTACATCGGGGCATTCCATTGTTCTCGGGCGGAAAAATTACGAAGACATCGGACGTCCGCTGCCGAATCGCACCAATTATGTGCTCTCGCGGAATGGAAATTTCCAAGCTCCCGGCTGCATTGTTTGCCACAGTTTAGAAGCTGCTATCGCCACCGCCGAAAAAAACGGCGAATCGGAATTATTCATCATCGGCGGAGCGTATGTTTACGCCGAAGCGATGCCGCTTGTGCAAAAACTTTACCTCACCCGCGTTCATGCGACGATCGATGGCGATGTCAAAATGCCGTCTCTCGGAGAAAATTGGGAATTAGAATCCGAGGAATTTTGCACAAAATCCGAAAAAGACGATTTTGATTGCACTTTCCAAGTGCTAAAACGGACTACGATGCATTAGAACGCACAAAGTCAATCGCTTCTTCTAATTTGCGGAAACGGTGCATTTCAATTTTTGCGGATTTGGAAATTTTTGACGAAGCCGGCAGTAAAATGTGCTCAAATCCCAAGCGTTCTGCTTCTTTGACGCGCAAATCGGTTTGGCTGACGGAGCGAATTTCTCCCGAAAGGCCGAGTTCTCCGATGACAAGAGTTTTCTGCGGAAGTGTAATTCCCAAATGATTGCAGACAATCGCTAAAGCGAGCGCTAAATCGGTTCCGGTATCTGCGATTTTAAGCCCGCCCGCAATACTTGCAAAAACGTCCGAATTTCCGATGGGAATTCCGCCGAATTTATCGAGCAAAGCGAGAATAATCGTCAAACGCTTCGGGTCAATTCCCGCGGCGACGCGTTGAGCGACCGCATAATTGGTCTGATTTACCAAAGCTTGCGTTTCGAAAAGCATTGCCCGCGAACCTTCGATGGTGCAGCTCACGACGCTGCCCGGCGCATTGATATTCGTCGCATCCAAG
This genomic interval from Hallerella porci contains the following:
- a CDS encoding four helix bundle protein; translation: MAIYSNLPIFKTTYSLMLLCARAVPNMPKNFRYSLGENLQKKVMEILLFVYKANKTQNKMEFLQKMAEEIVEVKVYIRLLTDLRAISEGKYAEMIDLAQSISKQIAAWEKYVKQQGSKMVEK
- a CDS encoding DUF5674 family protein; the encoded protein is MIIYSEPFDKKILFEMQSHYFGDMVKGVVDVEQRKIALDAEMHSDLETLLLENGSKQQNLWGFNLYPEMEGDDFLEFDSLINIRPNQGNRSRSVENEEIQKVIKEIIDSLCK
- the pyrF gene encoding orotidine-5'-phosphate decarboxylase gives rise to the protein MFSNRLEERIAKCGNPICLGMDPKISLMPVERRHSGANSDEEKIKFFYMDILEECVKRGVKPAVVKPNSAYYERISIECMAVLRDLISVYRSEGIPVILDAKRGDIGKTSEAYADAAFNVYGADAITVSPWMGKDSVVPFLTHPSESGVYALLRTSNKGAADFQDLPVKGSTAFFKVAQKLIEWDNGNLGAVVGATHPEELEKITAFFVNKKHEIPFLIPGVSIPGVPGGQGGDAKTVLQAIANGGGTRKFHVLNSSSGLNFAWQRTGKEADYAIACVDALESLADSLR
- a CDS encoding TrmH family RNA methyltransferase, whose amino-acid sequence is MTEENNNSPKRIVRQTFEGKFGVSDNPADHGFGRRPETPDPDAQETRSERREYERSRERKPFGERRFGDRNRRFDRDERRPFSRERFSRDGERKPFNREGAEGENRERNSERSFGERRFGDRDRRFDRDRKRPFDRNGRRPFNRDARRGHRFDDRPDFEENRPIFRQKVETKSVEDDDIIRDEDAVLQFADSAEIAPETASANPPWFRRLLALTTEKGREREGKFIAEGVRVVEEILAKHLDLVQEVLFAGTAKTNENGEEFFEVLPGLVQTKEKVSAAGVHINVVSEDQLKRLSSTVTTQGVIAICRAASLKPDFKASHSILTLVDAVQDPGNLGAIFRTSLGFNSSGIIIGKGSVNPFNPKVVRGSSGTFLRVPFIKDVNLIDAINDLHREGYTIIATDLHGKQSLAEIKPNKLRKVAFLVGNEGAGTDQHLIDISDETVKIPMSSDLESLNVSVAHGILSYEMAKIQKDLD
- the dxs gene encoding 1-deoxy-D-xylulose-5-phosphate synthase → MQLKDVKSPKDIKGCSIPELNDLASQIRDKIITQVANHGGHLASSLGVVELTLALHYVFNAPEDILVWDVGHQAYVHKLLTGRFDRFETLRQQGGISGFPKRSESPYDAFGVGHASTSISAALGFAVARDKLHKHNNVVAIIGDGSMTGGMAFEALNNAGITQQNMTIILNDNKMSIAPNVGGFPKYLNRVISDPMYNKLRSDIDRVMEKIPGIIGRHFRNLFQMTEKAVKSALKPGQFFEDLGIRYFGPIDGHDMNELVSILERVKSIPGPCLIHVMTEKGRGMKLAESNPSRWHASVPFDPKSGEPLSPKSPIPSLTSIFGKTLLELAKKNEKIVGITGAMPSGCGLDIVQKELPDRVIDVGIAEEHAVTFAAGLACGGLVPVVAIYSSFLQRAYDQMIHDVALQKLHVVFVLDRAGLVGADGPTHHGALDLTYLRSIPGMTILAPSDENELRDMVTAAIDMEGPVAIRFPRSSALSSEIRDEVKPVPFSKFEIKQQGKDILLLGVGFMLHELEKTAKILAEHGFSPTLVDVKFVKPLDKEGYRNLFNTHKTIVTLEDNSIVGGFGSEIAELLSDLNLENHRLIRFGLPDAFVEHGKIPDLYRMLGIDGTSIANKLLEEL
- a CDS encoding polyprenyl synthetase family protein; its protein translation is MQNLQNEADIARDYLAKIAKLAEQKFDEFLPPETDRPENLHKAMRYSVFAGGKRLRPGLACAAFELFGGKGDSIWYATSALEFLHTFSLIHDDLPCIDNDDFRRGKPTAHKQFGEATAVMSGDALCVLAFELIAKTGNPAAMESLAHKLGTYGMIGGEMTDIDCEGKQVSLEIVDYIHYHKTAALIEASLVIGAQLANASNEDIKKIEAYGKSIGLAFQIVDDILDIVSTTEVLGKDAGSDVASGKATYPALVGLENSRKKALELYEDSLKQLEGLKGDTSILKAIAAFIITRVK
- a CDS encoding carbohydrate binding domain-containing protein produces the protein MKKWWWSLALLLFAFGCDNGSKQAGGPGSETTNGIYAVIYTENGSLAHSAVAALRKADFVSDDTTGAVFHADFAADSAGALEIPEMEKGVYRLTISVDGEIYSKEISLAEESLDLGQIHLEKPGSISGNLSGKSAQWVGIYGLDILAQIDSLGNFTLEGIPAGELKLYALDKSLSSILADTALTVIPTKISTWIHAAISPKDSTVKDTIRDTTQVNPPKDSTVSDTTKKDTTVTDTTSRDSLVWQLFEDFEDSASFAKKAWYFSDDSSLATINFPTDFAWKGVVSSEERKGHVFSGYYSTPAIPTGKSYVIFGTQISATGIDMSKLDSITFYAKGSGALKLSLERWEKAASDNLKAWTADIPLSTSWTPITVTPADFLSPESDTLSTGWESVKSTVTRLHFFGIGGSELSLDDIKIYGKTTKSSQIP
- a CDS encoding TIGR02147 family protein; translated protein: MNAIFDYTDYRAWLRDAFDHYKKERYAVSWRYMATKIGGDPGNLLRVTQGKIQLSIKYVQPLAKFFGLDEKETAYWTELVLFGRAKSDKEALDHYEKMLSIKGVSIKRLDAKELEFYRHWYSNAIRSLLGIGKFQDDEESYERLADSCTPAISVREAKESVKLLKSLKMIRLDDDGFWTVTETFVGTGGNWRSEAVRRFQEDTIALAGQSLSRHKPPLRDISTATMTFNRNSIDLVRERIREFRRELLRISSEGTGDDAVYQLNVQLFPIALLNSKGMEK
- a CDS encoding DUF4416 family protein translates to MTHQPLPAKLVMGFLAKDAALVEQIRPRLRALYGEEDLVLEPFPFRFTNYYKEEIGSEPVRAFVTYKTLILRESIVDIKLKTNEIELEFAKEFGTEGLRPVNLDPGYMTLGQFFLATTKDQRQRVYIREGIYVEPTLYFQDGHFHAFDWTYRDYQSEEYIRFLEKVRAALRREI